In the genome of Halobacterium noricense, one region contains:
- a CDS encoding DUF7266 family protein, producing the protein MADVSRSWRGDDRGVSTALGYVLNVGVAAILVTMLLFSAGSLVETQRDRAVETELRVVGDRVAADLAAADTLARASDGGSVRYTVEAPSNVAGFSYDVHVNESGNGNVVLDADRSAVTITVEFQTEIPVENATVSGGDFVVVYEGNRLEVEDA; encoded by the coding sequence GAGCCGGTCGTGGCGCGGGGACGACCGCGGCGTCTCCACGGCGCTGGGCTACGTGCTGAACGTCGGCGTCGCCGCCATCCTCGTGACGATGCTGTTGTTCTCCGCGGGGTCGCTCGTGGAGACTCAGCGCGACCGCGCCGTCGAGACCGAACTCCGCGTCGTCGGCGACCGCGTCGCCGCAGACCTCGCGGCCGCCGACACGCTCGCGCGCGCCAGCGACGGCGGCAGCGTTCGGTACACCGTCGAAGCACCGTCGAACGTCGCGGGCTTCAGCTACGACGTGCACGTCAACGAGTCCGGGAACGGCAACGTCGTCCTCGACGCCGACCGCTCGGCCGTCACCATCACCGTCGAATTCCAGACGGAGATACCGGTCGAGAACGCGACCGTCTCGGGCGGCGACTTCGTCGTGGTCTACGAGGGCAACCGCCTGGAGGTCGAGGATGCGTAG